Proteins from a genomic interval of Streptomyces sp. NBC_01445:
- a CDS encoding CDP-alcohol phosphatidyltransferase family protein, translating to MEVQETRVQTDRVLTIPNILSMARLLGVPLFLWLILRPEFGGPKSDGWALLVLMLSGVSDYLDGKLARRWNQISNLGRLLDPAADRLYILSTLVGLTWREILPIWLTAVLLARELVLLVMVGILRRHGYPPPQVNFLGKAATFNLMYAFPLLLLSDGSGWINTLAAIFGWAFAGWGTTLYWWAGILYVVQVRRLVRADSKAD from the coding sequence GTGGAGGTCCAGGAGACCCGTGTCCAGACGGACCGGGTGCTCACCATCCCGAACATCCTCAGCATGGCGCGTCTCCTTGGCGTACCCCTGTTCCTGTGGCTCATCCTCAGGCCCGAGTTCGGCGGGCCCAAAAGCGACGGCTGGGCCCTTCTGGTCCTGATGCTCAGCGGTGTCAGTGACTATCTAGACGGGAAGCTCGCCCGGCGCTGGAATCAGATCAGCAACCTCGGCCGGCTCCTCGACCCGGCGGCCGACCGGCTCTACATTCTGTCCACGCTCGTCGGACTCACCTGGCGCGAGATTCTGCCGATCTGGTTGACGGCCGTACTGCTTGCCCGAGAGCTGGTTCTCCTGGTGATGGTGGGTATCCTCCGCCGGCACGGCTATCCTCCGCCGCAGGTGAACTTCCTCGGCAAGGCCGCCACGTTCAACCTCATGTATGCGTTCCCCCTGTTGCTCCTCAGTGACGGAAGTGGCTGGATCAACACGCTCGCTGCTATTTTCGGATGGGCGTTCGCAGGATGGGGTACAACGCTCTACTGGTGGGCAGGAATCCTCTACGTAGTACAGGTCCGCCGACTGGTCAGGGCGGACTCCAAGGCCGATTGA
- a CDS encoding mannose-1-phosphate guanyltransferase: MKAVVMAGGEGTRLRPMTSSMPKPLLPVVNRPIMEHVLRLLKRHGLTETVVTVQFLASLVRNYFGDGEELGMELTYANEEKPLGTAGSVKNAEEALKDDAFVVISGDALTDFDLTDLINFHKEKGALVTVCLTRVPNPLEFGITIVDEQGKVERFLEKPTWGQVFSDTVNTGIYVMEPEVFDYVEADVSVDWSGDVFPQLMKEGKPVYGYIAEGYWEDVGTHESYVKAQADVLEGKVDVEIDGFEISPGVWVAEGAEVHPDAVLRGPLYIGDYAKVEADVELREHTVIGSNVVVKSGAFLHKAVVHDNVYIGQHSNLRGCVIGKNTDIMRAARVEDGAVIGDECLVGEESIIQGNVRVYPFKTIEAGAFVNTSVIWESRGQAHLFGARGVSGIINVEITPELAVRLAGAYATTLKKGSTVTTARDHSRGARALKRAVISALQASAIDVRDLENVPLPVARQQTARGSAGGIMIRTTPGVPDSVDIMFFDERGADLSQASQRKLDRVYARQEYRRAFPGEIGDLHFPSSVFDSYTGSLLRNVDTTGIAEAGLKVVVDASNGSAGLVLPSLLGRLGVDSLTINPGLDESRPTETRDARRSGLVRLGEIVASARAAFGVRFDPVGERLSLVDEKGRIVEDDRALLVMLDLVAAERRSGRVALPVTTTRIAEQVAAYHGTQVEWTTTSPDDLTRVGRDEGTIFGGDGRGGFIIPEFSSVFDGAAAFVRLIGLVARTQLTLSQIDARIPRAHVLKRDLATPWAVKGLVMRRVVEEAGDRSVDTTDGVRVVEADGRWVMVLPDPAEAVTHLWAEGPDDASAQQLLDEWAAVVDSAGR, from the coding sequence ATGAAGGCCGTCGTAATGGCTGGAGGCGAAGGCACGCGCCTTCGCCCCATGACCTCGAGTATGCCCAAGCCGCTCCTGCCGGTAGTGAACCGGCCGATCATGGAGCATGTGCTGCGGTTGCTCAAGCGGCATGGGCTCACCGAGACCGTCGTCACCGTGCAGTTCCTGGCATCACTCGTCAGGAACTACTTCGGGGACGGCGAAGAGCTCGGAATGGAGCTCACCTATGCCAATGAGGAGAAGCCACTCGGCACAGCCGGCAGTGTGAAGAACGCAGAGGAAGCACTCAAGGACGACGCTTTCGTTGTGATCTCCGGTGACGCTCTGACCGATTTCGACCTCACTGACCTCATCAATTTCCACAAGGAAAAGGGTGCGCTGGTCACGGTCTGCCTGACCCGTGTTCCCAACCCCCTTGAATTCGGCATCACCATCGTCGATGAACAGGGAAAGGTCGAGCGTTTCCTCGAGAAGCCCACCTGGGGCCAGGTTTTCTCCGACACCGTGAACACGGGCATCTATGTCATGGAGCCCGAGGTATTCGACTACGTCGAGGCCGATGTGTCGGTCGACTGGTCCGGTGACGTCTTCCCGCAGCTCATGAAGGAAGGCAAGCCGGTCTACGGCTATATCGCCGAGGGCTACTGGGAGGACGTCGGCACGCACGAGAGCTACGTCAAGGCGCAGGCCGACGTGCTCGAGGGCAAGGTCGACGTAGAGATCGACGGATTCGAGATCTCGCCCGGCGTATGGGTCGCAGAGGGTGCCGAGGTTCATCCGGATGCCGTGCTTCGCGGTCCGCTGTACATCGGCGACTACGCCAAGGTCGAAGCCGACGTCGAGCTGCGCGAGCACACCGTGATCGGCTCGAACGTCGTCGTGAAGAGCGGGGCCTTTCTGCACAAGGCCGTTGTCCACGACAACGTGTACATCGGACAGCACAGCAATCTGCGCGGCTGCGTCATCGGCAAGAACACCGACATCATGCGGGCCGCCCGCGTCGAGGACGGCGCCGTCATCGGCGACGAGTGCCTGGTCGGTGAGGAATCGATTATCCAGGGCAACGTCCGGGTCTATCCGTTCAAGACCATCGAGGCCGGCGCCTTCGTCAACACCTCGGTGATCTGGGAGTCCAGGGGCCAGGCGCATCTCTTCGGCGCCCGTGGCGTCTCCGGCATCATCAACGTGGAGATCACCCCGGAACTCGCCGTAAGGCTCGCGGGAGCGTACGCCACGACGCTCAAGAAGGGCTCGACCGTCACCACGGCCCGTGACCACTCGCGAGGTGCCCGAGCCCTGAAGCGCGCGGTCATCTCCGCGTTGCAGGCCAGCGCCATCGACGTACGCGACCTGGAGAACGTGCCGCTGCCAGTCGCCCGGCAGCAGACCGCGCGGGGCAGCGCCGGCGGGATCATGATCCGTACGACGCCCGGAGTGCCTGACTCCGTCGACATCATGTTCTTCGACGAGCGGGGAGCGGACCTCTCGCAGGCCAGCCAGCGGAAGCTGGACCGGGTGTACGCGCGGCAGGAGTACCGGCGGGCGTTCCCCGGCGAGATCGGCGATCTGCACTTCCCGTCGAGCGTCTTCGACTCGTACACAGGTTCCCTGTTGCGGAATGTCGACACGACGGGGATCGCGGAGGCGGGGCTCAAGGTCGTCGTCGACGCTTCGAACGGCAGTGCCGGTTTGGTGCTGCCCAGCCTGCTCGGGCGGCTCGGTGTCGACTCGCTGACCATCAACCCGGGGCTCGATGAGTCCCGGCCGACCGAGACGCGGGACGCGCGCCGCTCCGGGCTGGTGCGCCTCGGGGAGATCGTGGCGTCCGCGCGGGCCGCGTTCGGCGTCCGGTTCGACCCGGTCGGCGAGCGGCTGTCGCTGGTGGACGAGAAGGGCCGCATCGTCGAGGACGACCGTGCGCTTCTGGTCATGCTGGACCTGGTGGCCGCCGAGCGGCGCAGCGGCCGGGTCGCGCTGCCGGTGACCACGACGCGTATCGCCGAGCAAGTGGCCGCGTACCACGGGACGCAGGTGGAGTGGACGACCACGTCGCCGGACGACCTCACTCGGGTCGGGCGGGACGAGGGGACCATCTTCGGTGGTGACGGTCGCGGCGGGTTCATCATTCCGGAGTTCAGCTCCGTCTTCGACGGCGCGGCCGCGTTTGTCCGGCTGATCGGGCTCGTGGCGCGGACGCAGCTGACCTTGAGCCAGATCGACGCGCGGATCCCGCGGGCGCATGTACTCAAGCGGGACCTCGCGACTCCGTGGGCGGTGAAGGGGCTCGTGATGCGGCGGGTCGTCGAGGAGGCCGGCGACCGGTCCGTCGACACGACCGACGGCGTGCGGGTCGTCGAGGCGGACGGGCGCTGGGTGATGGTGCTGCCCGACCCGGCCGAGGCCGTCACCCATCTGTGGGCCGAGGGGCCCGACGACGCGTCGGCACAGCAGCTGCTCGACGAGTGGGCGGCAGTCGTGGACAGCGCCGGTCGCTGA
- a CDS encoding DUF881 domain-containing protein — translation MCGMPQQPPDRSSPSRPVSPRRPDASMSLLTNVMDHSLDDGYAEAAARRKAEGSGGMPRTLRAKLGLAAGLVLAALVVTVGAAQARVAAPVVAKEREELIARIDRETDAADKLERKVDTLRNDVSDRQREALKKHGGDKGELVGLLSGATAVHGPGVKLVVDDAKEADQGGGGPRESTGFSDTGRVRDRDMQRVVNGLWQSGAEAVAINGQRLTALSAIRAAGDAILVDNRPLVPPYTVLAVGDGQRLSTRFQNSPDGLYLHALQENFGIRTSISAQDDVRLPAAPSVTVRTAQPRTEKGTS, via the coding sequence ATGTGCGGCATGCCGCAGCAGCCCCCCGATCGGAGCAGTCCCTCACGCCCCGTGAGCCCCAGACGTCCCGACGCCTCCATGTCGCTGCTGACGAACGTGATGGACCACAGCCTCGACGACGGATACGCGGAGGCGGCGGCCCGTAGGAAGGCCGAGGGCAGCGGTGGCATGCCGCGTACCCTGCGGGCCAAGCTCGGGCTCGCGGCGGGGCTCGTCCTCGCGGCGCTCGTGGTGACGGTGGGGGCGGCGCAGGCGCGGGTCGCGGCACCGGTCGTGGCAAAGGAGCGCGAGGAGCTGATCGCCCGTATCGACCGGGAGACGGACGCCGCGGACAAGCTCGAGCGCAAGGTGGACACGCTCCGCAACGACGTGAGCGACCGCCAGCGTGAGGCGCTGAAGAAACACGGCGGCGACAAAGGCGAGTTGGTCGGTCTGCTCTCCGGCGCCACGGCGGTGCACGGGCCGGGAGTGAAGCTGGTCGTCGACGACGCCAAGGAAGCCGACCAGGGCGGCGGAGGGCCGCGCGAGAGCACCGGGTTCTCGGACACGGGGCGGGTGCGCGACCGGGACATGCAGCGGGTGGTCAACGGGCTCTGGCAGTCCGGTGCCGAGGCCGTAGCCATCAACGGACAGCGGCTGACGGCCCTGTCCGCGATCCGCGCGGCGGGTGACGCGATACTGGTCGACAACAGACCGCTCGTGCCGCCGTACACGGTGCTCGCGGTGGGGGACGGCCAGCGGCTGAGTACCCGGTTCCAGAACAGCCCTGACGGCCTGTACCTGCACGCGCTGCAGGAGAACTTCGGGATCCGGACCAGCATTTCCGCTCAGGACGACGTCCGCCTGCCCGCAGCGCCGAGCGTGACCGTACGTACAGCACAGCCGAGAACAGAGAAGGGCACATCGTGA
- a CDS encoding small basic family protein yields the protein MIAVLGLVVGVVVGLFVRPEVPAVVEPYLPIAVVAALDAVFGGLRAMLDGIFDDKVFVVSFLSNVVVAALIVFLGDKLGVGAQLSTGVVVVLGIRIFSNAAAIRRHIFRA from the coding sequence GTGATCGCCGTACTGGGCCTCGTCGTGGGAGTCGTGGTCGGACTGTTCGTCCGTCCCGAGGTTCCGGCGGTGGTCGAGCCCTACCTTCCGATCGCCGTGGTGGCGGCCCTCGACGCGGTGTTCGGCGGCCTGCGGGCGATGCTCGACGGGATCTTCGACGACAAGGTCTTCGTCGTGTCGTTCCTGTCGAACGTCGTCGTGGCGGCCCTGATCGTGTTCCTGGGCGACAAGCTGGGGGTGGGCGCGCAGCTGTCCACCGGCGTCGTCGTGGTGCTCGGTATCCGCATCTTCTCCAACGCGGCCGCCATCCGGCGGCACATCTTCCGGGCGTGA
- a CDS encoding DUF881 domain-containing protein → MSEDENKNKDNEQHRLRKELPDEVAPEAADGGDGRDDAEVSAAETKNPSLTGRQRLAKGLWPPRVSRAQLIVAVLLFVLGLGLAIQVRSNSDSSALRGARQEDLVRILDELDDRTQRLGDEKQRLEGQRTELENSSDQAEEARKQTVERERQLGILAGTVAAQGPGITLTITDKKGAVQADMLLDAIQELRAAGAEAIQVNDVRVVADTYLTDASGGKVSVDGHKIGEPFVFKVIGKPQDLEPALNIPGGVVQTLEKEQATVTVTQAQKIVVDALRPAKRPDYAQSSSQ, encoded by the coding sequence ATGTCCGAGGACGAGAACAAGAACAAGGACAACGAGCAGCACCGCCTGCGCAAGGAACTGCCGGACGAGGTCGCTCCCGAAGCGGCGGACGGCGGGGACGGCAGGGACGACGCGGAAGTGTCGGCCGCGGAGACGAAGAACCCGTCGCTGACCGGACGTCAGCGGCTGGCCAAGGGGCTGTGGCCGCCGCGGGTCTCCCGTGCGCAACTCATCGTCGCCGTCCTGCTGTTCGTGCTCGGCCTGGGGCTGGCCATCCAGGTGCGGTCCAACAGCGACAGCAGCGCGCTGCGCGGCGCACGTCAGGAAGATCTCGTACGCATCCTCGATGAACTGGATGACCGTACTCAGCGTCTGGGAGATGAGAAGCAGCGTCTCGAGGGGCAGCGCACCGAGCTGGAGAACAGCTCGGACCAGGCCGAGGAGGCCCGCAAGCAGACGGTCGAGAGGGAACGGCAACTCGGCATTCTGGCGGGCACCGTGGCGGCGCAGGGCCCCGGGATCACGCTGACGATCACCGACAAGAAGGGCGCGGTGCAGGCGGACATGCTGCTCGATGCGATCCAGGAGCTACGCGCGGCGGGCGCCGAGGCGATCCAGGTGAACGACGTCCGGGTCGTGGCCGACACGTATTTGACGGATGCGAGCGGCGGGAAGGTGAGTGTGGACGGTCACAAGATCGGCGAGCCTTTCGTCTTCAAGGTCATCGGCAAGCCGCAGGACCTGGAGCCGGCGCTCAATATCCCTGGTGGGGTGGTTCAGACTCTGGAGAAGGAGCAGGCCACCGTTACCGTGACACAGGCGCAGAAGATCGTCGTGGACGCCTTGCGACCGGCGAAGCGGCCTGACTACGCTCAGTCGTCGTCCCAGTGA
- a CDS encoding FHA domain-containing protein — protein MFGGYGRCEDVCVADVWRCVQSGFVLPHGRVCFGQGESPVKLFAKLFGKSAREDSGNANATARHRAPRTQDAEVQGAERPLFRDQVGPQGGDISGGQGASSVDPAASGRIGFGEPSTSSAGGGFTPDPYASHAPAGQPRQEDPSMSALVCTRCGNRNAEASRFCSNCGAPLRAGAERPSETTSTISISGLEAYDAEVTGQTLSPALSPEAQAAVDALPLGSALLVVRRGPNSGSRFLLDGELTTAGRHPQSDIFLDDVTVSRRHVEFRRGADGAFTVSDVGSLNGTYVNRERIDAVTLSNGDEVQIGKYRLVFYASQRGI, from the coding sequence CTGTTTGGCGGATACGGACGTTGTGAGGATGTCTGTGTCGCCGATGTATGGCGGTGTGTGCAATCAGGGTTCGTCCTGCCCCACGGGCGGGTCTGTTTCGGTCAAGGGGAATCGCCCGTGAAGTTGTTTGCGAAGTTGTTCGGCAAGAGCGCACGTGAGGACAGCGGCAATGCCAATGCCACTGCCCGCCATCGTGCACCGCGCACCCAGGACGCGGAGGTGCAGGGGGCGGAGCGCCCGCTGTTCCGTGATCAGGTCGGTCCTCAGGGCGGTGACATTTCGGGCGGACAGGGCGCGTCGTCTGTTGACCCTGCCGCGTCCGGCCGCATAGGTTTCGGAGAACCGTCAACCTCAAGTGCGGGTGGAGGGTTTACCCCCGATCCGTATGCGTCCCATGCCCCCGCGGGGCAGCCGCGGCAGGAGGATCCGTCCATGTCGGCACTGGTGTGTACGAGGTGCGGGAACCGTAACGCCGAGGCGAGCCGGTTCTGCTCCAACTGCGGTGCGCCCCTGCGCGCCGGAGCCGAGCGTCCGTCCGAGACGACCTCGACGATTTCCATTTCGGGCCTTGAGGCCTACGACGCCGAAGTCACCGGTCAGACGCTGTCGCCGGCGCTCTCCCCGGAGGCGCAGGCCGCCGTCGACGCCCTGCCGCTCGGCTCGGCGCTCCTGGTGGTGCGACGCGGTCCGAACTCGGGCAGCCGCTTCCTCCTCGACGGCGAACTGACCACGGCGGGGCGGCACCCGCAGAGCGACATCTTCCTTGACGACGTGACTGTTTCGCGCCGTCACGTGGAGTTCCGTCGCGGGGCCGACGGCGCCTTCACCGTCAGTGACGTGGGCAGCCTCAACGGCACGTACGTCAATCGGGAGCGGATCGACGCGGTCACGCTGTCGAACGGCGACGAGGTGCAGATCGGCAAGTACCGGCTGGTCTTCTACGCGAGCCAGCGGGGCATCTGA
- the ftsR gene encoding transcriptional regulator FtsR — MLQTPKGGAGHGIALTDSRLMSIGTVLNVLRDEFPEVTISKIRFLESEGLIEPQRTPSGYRKFSPDDVERLAHVLRMQRDHYLPLKVIKEQLDALERGEAITLPSTGRPGDSEDGRAPEGGEGPTAARVGRDELLAAAGIESPELDEWESYGLIAPLPEGGYDAEAVTVAELVMELGRFGIEPRHLRAMKAAADREAGLVEQVVAPLRRHRNPQTRAHAQARAKELAGLTVKLHGALVQTALGVRLP; from the coding sequence ATGCTTCAAACACCGAAGGGCGGTGCCGGTCACGGCATCGCCCTCACGGACAGTCGGCTGATGAGCATCGGCACCGTGCTGAACGTGCTACGCGACGAGTTCCCCGAAGTCACCATCTCCAAGATCAGGTTCCTGGAGTCGGAGGGGCTGATCGAGCCGCAGCGAACCCCCTCGGGGTATCGCAAGTTCAGCCCGGACGACGTCGAGCGACTTGCCCATGTACTGCGCATGCAGCGGGACCACTACCTGCCTCTGAAGGTCATCAAGGAACAGCTCGACGCCCTGGAGCGGGGAGAAGCGATCACGCTGCCCTCTACGGGGCGGCCGGGCGACAGCGAGGACGGCCGGGCCCCAGAGGGCGGCGAAGGGCCGACAGCGGCCCGTGTGGGCCGTGACGAGCTCCTTGCCGCCGCCGGCATCGAGTCCCCCGAGCTCGACGAGTGGGAGTCGTACGGCCTCATCGCGCCGCTGCCCGAGGGCGGATACGACGCGGAAGCGGTCACGGTCGCCGAGCTGGTCATGGAACTGGGCCGTTTCGGGATCGAGCCGCGGCATCTGCGGGCGATGAAGGCCGCTGCCGACCGGGAGGCCGGTCTGGTCGAACAGGTCGTCGCGCCACTGCGACGGCATCGCAATCCCCAGACCAGGGCTCACGCCCAGGCCCGCGCGAAGGAGCTGGCGGGGCTGACCGTGAAGCTTCACGGGGCGCTCGTGCAGACCGCGCTCGGCGTGCGTCTGCCCTGA
- a CDS encoding bifunctional nuclease family protein, with translation MNELDVVGVRVEMPSNQPIVLLREVGGDRYLPIWIGPGEATAIAFAQQGMAPARPLTHDLFKDVLEAVGQELTEVRITDLREGVFYAELVFSSGVEVSARPSDAIALALRTGTPIYGSDGVLDDAGIAIPDEQEDEVEKFREFLDQISPEDFGTNSQ, from the coding sequence GTGAACGAGCTCGACGTCGTAGGTGTCCGGGTCGAAATGCCCTCCAACCAACCGATCGTGCTCCTGCGTGAAGTGGGAGGCGACCGCTACCTCCCCATCTGGATCGGACCGGGGGAGGCGACGGCCATCGCCTTCGCACAGCAGGGCATGGCCCCCGCACGCCCGCTGACGCACGACCTTTTCAAGGACGTGCTGGAGGCGGTCGGGCAGGAGCTCACGGAAGTACGCATCACGGACCTGCGCGAAGGCGTCTTCTACGCGGAACTGGTGTTCTCGAGCGGTGTCGAGGTCAGTGCCCGCCCGTCGGACGCCATAGCGCTCGCGCTGCGCACCGGTACGCCGATCTACGGCAGTGACGGTGTGCTCGATGACGCCGGGATCGCGATCCCGGACGAGCAGGAGGACGAGGTGGAGAAGTTCCGCGAATTCCTCGACCAGATCTCGCCCGAGGATTTCGGGACCAACAGTCAGTGA
- a CDS encoding MerR family transcriptional regulator, with product MRSSGDGTAGGVGHSPAESGPYSLHGHAAGHIPRRPTVLPVVAQGDDDATPEQVGYRGPTACAAAGITYRQLDYWARTGLVEPSVRPAHGSGTQRLYSFRDVVVLKIVKRFLDTGVSLQNIRTAVQHLRERGFGDLERLTLMSDGATVYECSSPTEVHDLLQGGQGIFGIAVGVVWRDVESALSQLHGERIDTGETLHGNNPADELARRRNRAV from the coding sequence GTGAGAAGCAGCGGCGACGGTACGGCTGGGGGCGTCGGACACAGTCCGGCGGAGAGCGGCCCGTACTCGCTTCACGGCCACGCGGCCGGTCATATTCCGCGTCGGCCGACGGTGTTGCCGGTGGTCGCTCAGGGGGATGACGACGCGACGCCCGAGCAGGTCGGATACCGGGGACCCACCGCGTGTGCGGCGGCCGGTATCACCTATCGACAGCTGGACTACTGGGCGAGGACCGGTCTGGTCGAGCCGAGTGTGCGCCCCGCCCACGGGTCGGGGACCCAGCGGCTCTACAGCTTCAGGGACGTCGTCGTCCTGAAGATCGTGAAGAGATTCCTGGACACCGGTGTCTCACTGCAGAACATCCGCACCGCGGTGCAGCACCTGCGGGAGCGCGGCTTCGGCGATCTGGAGCGGCTGACCCTCATGAGCGACGGCGCCACCGTCTACGAGTGCAGCTCGCCGACGGAGGTCCACGATCTGCTCCAGGGCGGTCAGGGCATCTTCGGTATCGCGGTCGGCGTGGTGTGGCGGGACGTCGAGAGCGCCCTGTCGCAGCTGCACGGGGAGCGCATCGACACCGGTGAGACGCTCCACGGGAACAACCCCGCTGACGAGCTCGCGAGACGGCGCAACCGCGCGGTGTGA